The Alosa sapidissima isolate fAloSap1 chromosome 16, fAloSap1.pri, whole genome shotgun sequence genome has a segment encoding these proteins:
- the LOC121685799 gene encoding wiskott-Aldrich syndrome protein homolog, with protein sequence MVSFPCWCGGGGGGASSSDLGVSSASLPVRSGVVAAREWAVGSAGGSPLVEAVAGLDTWDSGVAPTSGGCRLPILEPGSAPASPAPVGTDRGGRTAGTLGTLRPGSSAGAGSILRLVLLRAPGPPLCSPPPSSSPGESGGGPGGPWSPSSSSTSSGPLAPSGGTALFWARRAALEKSASPGTELLPLLNPFKSR encoded by the exons ATGGTGTCGTTCCCTTGCTGgtgtggcggtggcggtggcggtgctTCTTCTTCCGACCTCGGCGTTTCTTCGGCGTCACTCCCCGTGAGGTCGGGTGTGGTCGCGGCCCGAGAGTGGGCTGTGGGGTCAGCTGGTGGATCACCGCTGGTCGAGGCGGTGGCAGGTCTGGATACTTGGGATTCGGGAGTGGCTCCCACCTCAGGTGGATGTCGCCTTCCCATCCTCGAGCCTGGCTCGGCTCCAGCATCGCCAGCACCTGTAGGCACAGATAGGGGAGGGAGAACAGCAGGCACCCTAGGTACATTGCGCCCAGGGTCATCAGCAGGAGCCGGCAGTATCCTCCGCCTCGTACTCCTACGCGCACCTGGTCCTCCCCTTTGttccccaccaccatcatcctccCCGGGGGAGTCTGGTGGGGGTCCTGGCGGGCCCTGGTCCCCGTCATCGTCTTCCACCTCCTCTGGACCTCTCGCTCCTTCTGGTGGCACCGCC CTTTTTTGGGCCCGGAGAGCTGCACTGGAGAAGTCTGCTTCACCCGGGACGGAACTGCTTCCCTTGTTGAATCCTTTCAAATCTCGGTAG